The following coding sequences are from one Paenibacillus sp. FSL R5-0912 window:
- a CDS encoding helix-turn-helix domain-containing protein: MRIFEQSRAWSVPGDLEAQQLEAFRPLDAQQIELHSGQSGVSFPEESKEHIYHRAMISSIRSEMNKLSQLLSIPYVVFLTDKAGTILELVCSSPVTREEMEQAELRPGVSLCRQRSGMNAVSLAMEMNCIGVVRGAEHSDQAFQNWNCVCAPLQNEDTVFGYVDISFNRGEPIEFAIPFVQQIAENIMEKWMEKNPEMQQYRLEATLQEYKLTAREQDVARLWLLEKSALHIGSDLGISEGTVRNMLKSIYSKMRVNDRFQFVKRLTP, from the coding sequence GTGAGAATCTTTGAACAATCGAGAGCATGGAGCGTGCCCGGAGATTTGGAAGCACAGCAGCTTGAAGCTTTCCGGCCGCTTGATGCACAGCAAATCGAATTACATAGCGGGCAGTCCGGGGTTTCTTTTCCAGAAGAATCGAAAGAGCACATCTATCATAGAGCCATGATATCTTCCATCCGCAGTGAAATGAATAAATTAAGCCAGCTGCTCTCTATTCCTTATGTTGTATTCCTGACGGACAAGGCGGGTACCATTCTGGAGCTGGTCTGTTCTTCTCCGGTTACCCGGGAGGAGATGGAACAGGCGGAGCTGCGTCCGGGGGTTAGCTTATGCAGGCAGCGCTCGGGCATGAATGCCGTATCCTTGGCCATGGAGATGAATTGCATCGGGGTAGTGCGGGGAGCGGAGCATTCCGACCAGGCCTTCCAGAACTGGAACTGTGTGTGTGCTCCGCTGCAGAATGAGGATACTGTCTTCGGATATGTGGACATTTCTTTTAATAGAGGAGAACCGATTGAATTCGCGATTCCGTTCGTGCAGCAGATTGCCGAGAATATTATGGAGAAGTGGATGGAGAAGAACCCGGAGATGCAGCAATACCGCCTGGAAGCGACTTTACAGGAATATAAGCTGACAGCGCGGGAGCAGGATGTAGCACGGCTATGGTTACTTGAGAAAAGCGCGCTGCACATCGGGAGTGATCTGGGCATCAGTGAAGGCACGGTTCGGAATATGCTGAAGAGTATCTACAGTAAAATGCGGGTGAATGACCGCTTCCAGTTCGTCAAACGGCTTACGCCATAG
- a CDS encoding ABC transporter ATP-binding protein: protein MSIIEARGLSKSFMQAVKEPGLTGAVKHLFLPRHIEKMAVKPLNLRVEAGETVAYVGPNGAGKSTTIKMLTGILMPSAGTVSVNGINPYKKRMDNAAQIGAVFGQRTQLWWDIPIVESFSLLKDIYQIPGAVYRANMELFTEMLGMSEFIHLSARKLSLGQRMRADLAAALLHNPPILYLDEPTIGLDVSVKQKIREFIKQINQEQNTTVMLTTHDLGDIEDLCKRLIIIDHGAIIYDGSLSEVKARFAKNRVIFFQVGSPMPELYAQLAQTPGMKLAQQSAQEFSVSFDRYEYTASEVVGRVMRYGEVVDFRMEDTNIEQVIKAVYDGNLDLTGTRE, encoded by the coding sequence TTGAGTATTATCGAAGCCAGAGGGCTGAGTAAGTCCTTTATGCAGGCAGTGAAGGAGCCGGGCCTCACGGGAGCGGTTAAGCACCTGTTCCTCCCCCGGCATATCGAGAAGATGGCGGTTAAACCGCTGAATCTGCGTGTGGAAGCAGGCGAGACGGTAGCTTATGTGGGCCCGAACGGCGCCGGCAAATCCACCACCATCAAAATGCTGACTGGAATCCTCATGCCCTCAGCCGGCACTGTTTCTGTAAACGGTATCAATCCGTACAAAAAAAGAATGGACAATGCCGCCCAGATTGGCGCCGTGTTCGGCCAGCGTACCCAGCTGTGGTGGGATATCCCGATTGTGGAGTCTTTCTCGCTGCTGAAGGATATTTATCAGATTCCTGGCGCCGTCTATAGGGCGAATATGGAGCTGTTCACTGAAATGCTTGGAATGAGCGAGTTCATCCATCTCTCTGCCCGGAAGCTCTCCCTGGGTCAGCGGATGCGCGCCGATCTGGCCGCAGCCCTGCTGCATAACCCGCCGATTCTGTATCTGGATGAGCCGACGATCGGCCTTGACGTATCCGTGAAGCAGAAAATCCGCGAGTTCATCAAACAGATCAACCAGGAGCAGAACACTACAGTGATGCTGACCACCCATGATCTGGGGGATATTGAGGATCTGTGCAAACGGCTGATTATCATCGACCATGGGGCGATTATTTATGACGGCAGCCTGAGCGAGGTTAAGGCCCGTTTTGCCAAAAACCGTGTCATCTTCTTTCAGGTCGGATCACCGATGCCGGAGTTATACGCGCAGCTCGCGCAGACACCGGGAATGAAGCTTGCGCAGCAGAGCGCGCAGGAATTCTCGGTCTCTTTTGACCGGTACGAATATACCGCCAGTGAAGTGGTGGGCCGGGTGATGAGATATGGCGAGGTTGTCGACTTCCGGATGGAAGATACTAATATTGAGCAGGTCATCAAGGCCGTCTATGACGGCAATCTGGATCTGACCGGAACCAGGGAATAA
- a CDS encoding ABC transporter permease, which translates to MMTAAQFKMYRSIANRSLQRVLAYRISYIITFLANSINLLAIYFLWQGIYSGREVVGSYTWDQMKTYLLVTFLANSVLSWYSESAISGKILDGSVAVDLLKPIDFQTARFAETLGSSLLEGGMSTVLLILFATFLTGVTFPGSLSVYILFAVSLLGAIVVKFGVVYLAALLCFWSTGSMGIVWTRIALTNLLSGALVPLAFFPDWLEKLALLLPFQAIIHTPSMIFLQQADTGESLRLIGIQLFWGAALWIAGKAMWSWAVRQVTIHGG; encoded by the coding sequence ATGATGACTGCTGCCCAGTTTAAAATGTACAGAAGTATCGCGAACCGCTCCCTGCAACGGGTGTTGGCCTACCGGATTTCTTACATCATTACCTTTCTGGCGAACTCTATCAATCTGCTGGCCATTTACTTCCTGTGGCAGGGCATTTACAGCGGGCGGGAAGTGGTAGGCAGCTATACCTGGGACCAGATGAAAACCTATCTGCTGGTTACCTTTCTGGCCAACTCCGTGTTGTCCTGGTATTCGGAATCGGCTATTTCCGGCAAAATCCTTGACGGCAGCGTTGCTGTCGACCTACTGAAGCCGATCGATTTCCAGACCGCAAGGTTCGCGGAAACCTTGGGCTCGAGCCTGCTTGAAGGCGGCATGAGTACGGTCCTGCTGATCCTGTTCGCCACCTTCCTGACCGGAGTCACCTTTCCGGGTTCGCTCTCTGTCTATATTTTGTTCGCAGTCAGTCTGCTTGGTGCAATCGTGGTGAAATTCGGCGTTGTCTATCTGGCGGCACTTTTATGCTTCTGGTCCACCGGATCGATGGGCATCGTCTGGACACGGATTGCTCTGACCAATCTCCTGTCCGGAGCTTTGGTGCCCCTGGCCTTCTTCCCGGACTGGCTGGAAAAGCTGGCGCTCCTGCTGCCCTTCCAGGCCATCATCCACACGCCGTCGATGATCTTTCTGCAGCAGGCCGATACCGGGGAGAGTCTGCGCCTGATCGGTATCCAACTTTTCTGGGGGGCAGCACTCTGGATTGCCGGCAAGGCAATGTGGAGCTGGGCGGTACGCCAGGTGACCATCCATGGAGGCTAA
- a CDS encoding ABC transporter permease, translating into MKMSQMLYLYKRLYVQQLKAILEYNKDFYILMCSAALTQILGFVFLWVIYDRIPDINGWRFWEVTFMYAMIFLTEGIGSLFFEGTWRLGRLVNMGELDRYLLRPVPVVLQVFCTGIGINGLGNLLIGGVIVWQSLIHSPVHWTLGKAAILILLFITAVIIRVSINLAGNSAAFWIRNAGNAFPLMVHNLSDLAKYPITLFPQAIRIFISTALPYAFISFYPATYIFGKSGWSGWWLLAPVAAIGSAAAAYGIFRYGLSKYESTGN; encoded by the coding sequence ATGAAAATGTCCCAGATGCTCTACCTCTACAAACGGCTGTATGTGCAGCAGCTTAAAGCGATTTTGGAATATAATAAGGACTTCTATATTTTGATGTGCTCTGCCGCCTTGACACAGATTCTGGGGTTTGTCTTCCTCTGGGTGATCTATGACCGGATTCCGGATATTAACGGCTGGAGGTTCTGGGAAGTTACATTTATGTACGCCATGATCTTTCTGACGGAGGGCATCGGCTCTTTGTTCTTCGAAGGCACCTGGCGTCTGGGCAGACTGGTCAACATGGGCGAGCTGGACCGTTATTTGCTGCGGCCGGTGCCCGTTGTCCTTCAGGTATTCTGCACCGGGATCGGCATCAACGGACTTGGCAATCTGCTGATCGGCGGAGTGATCGTCTGGCAGTCGCTCATTCATAGCCCGGTTCACTGGACGCTGGGCAAAGCGGCCATTCTAATCCTGCTGTTTATTACTGCAGTCATCATCCGGGTATCGATCAACCTCGCGGGGAATTCCGCCGCCTTCTGGATCCGCAATGCGGGCAACGCGTTTCCGCTGATGGTGCATAACCTGTCCGATCTGGCCAAATACCCGATTACCCTGTTTCCGCAGGCGATCCGCATCTTTATTTCTACTGCGCTGCCCTATGCGTTCATCAGCTTTTATCCGGCAACCTATATTTTCGGCAAAAGCGGATGGTCCGGCTGGTGGCTGCTCGCTCCTGTTGCGGCAATAGGAAGCGCGGCTGCGGCTTATGGTATCTTCCGGTATGGATTGTCTAAGTATGAGAGTACGGGGAATTGA
- a CDS encoding efflux RND transporter permease subunit has protein sequence MTWLTKWSFGNKGAVGLLVVMALVVGIMSYTSLPMEFMPEADNPQVTVAVLGPGQDAHAMETQVTKPIEAATSLVKGKTEQMSTSADGYAKVDIYFDGKTNMKEAAQEVEKAVHALKFPQGVMDPFIIQLNTSMIPVSQVTVSFDEGLTKENLEIAENKILPEMQKIDGVASVALYGKTSPQVRVKLDPAAMAAKGVNTAQVMGLLQGRSVSASVGEQTIGGQTGNVNVVSSIESVDTLQKLPVAAGVTLGDIAAVEPKLDQESVSRSNGKDVLFLIITKEASANAVDVGDKVRSTAEELSTSVKNAEVSMIFSTSDMVVTSVNSMLREVLLGALFATIVILIFLRNVRATLITAISIPLSLAVTLYLLKVSGITLNIVTLGGVAVAVGRLVDDSIVVIENIYRRMQKESLSREMVISATGEVARAITTSTIATVAVFLPMGLLRGGLQAFLLPFALTVTYSLLTSLIVALTVVPLLSSLLLKGSSLKEHEPSRKFRRFLEWNLQRKWITLSLGLLLLVGSIGAYVTMPKGALDATDASTVTVQLVYPNNVPVSEVLENGKQLEAELMKQPQAEVVIMQSGNSADSAQWGSVVSLTQVDYTVMMKEDTDAQAFMDHVRSMQSSYDGATLTVGAASMMGSSSTNEYIDIVGDDLPAINAVAKEVAAKVKTIEGVGKVASNMEDTKPVFAFKVDPAVANAQEISMQLSAMLNPVPLGQIELDGSPAAVVLEPVVQPASQQDLQKITLMTSAGPQPLSQVAELTVTDQPAMLYHKDGKPYVRITAEADLKRVSEIGADIKAETDSITLPEGVTLFAGGASADQAGDFSDLGMTALISIGLVYLIMVLTFKTLRAPLAIMFSLPLAAIGAIVALLISGVTPDFTALFGALMLIGIVVTNAIVLIDRIKHNEEHMTVREAILEAAGTRMRPILMTAIATVCAMLPLLFGQSEQGSIVSQSLAIVVIGGLTAATLLTLLVVPAIYELLYFRKSSKERKKAAAAGTVASTDLPS, from the coding sequence ATGACATGGCTTACGAAATGGTCGTTTGGCAATAAGGGGGCAGTCGGGCTGCTGGTGGTTATGGCGCTTGTGGTCGGTATCATGAGTTATACCTCGCTGCCGATGGAATTCATGCCGGAGGCAGATAATCCTCAGGTGACCGTTGCGGTCCTGGGTCCGGGCCAGGATGCGCATGCGATGGAGACACAAGTGACGAAGCCGATTGAGGCTGCGACCTCACTGGTGAAAGGCAAGACGGAGCAGATGTCCACCTCCGCTGACGGCTATGCCAAGGTGGATATTTATTTTGACGGCAAAACCAATATGAAGGAAGCAGCGCAGGAGGTTGAGAAGGCAGTTCATGCCCTGAAATTCCCGCAAGGCGTGATGGACCCGTTCATCATTCAGCTGAATACCTCGATGATTCCTGTGTCGCAGGTCACTGTATCGTTCGATGAAGGGCTCACCAAGGAGAATCTGGAGATTGCCGAGAACAAGATCCTCCCCGAGATGCAAAAAATTGATGGTGTAGCGAGCGTCGCCCTCTACGGCAAAACTTCTCCGCAGGTCCGGGTGAAGCTTGATCCGGCAGCAATGGCGGCGAAGGGAGTAAACACGGCGCAGGTTATGGGATTGCTTCAGGGCCGCAGCGTATCGGCATCTGTGGGTGAGCAGACGATTGGCGGCCAAACGGGCAATGTGAACGTGGTTTCATCCATTGAGAGCGTCGATACACTTCAAAAGCTGCCGGTGGCAGCGGGAGTAACGCTAGGAGATATTGCTGCTGTCGAGCCCAAGCTGGACCAAGAGAGTGTGAGCCGCTCGAACGGCAAGGATGTCCTGTTCCTCATTATCACCAAAGAAGCAAGTGCCAACGCGGTGGATGTGGGTGACAAGGTGCGTAGTACAGCAGAGGAGCTTAGCACCAGCGTCAAAAATGCCGAGGTATCCATGATCTTCAGCACTTCGGATATGGTCGTGACTTCGGTAAACAGCATGCTGCGTGAGGTGCTGCTCGGCGCTTTATTCGCCACGATTGTGATCCTGATCTTCCTTCGCAATGTACGGGCAACGCTGATTACGGCTATCTCCATTCCGTTATCACTGGCGGTTACCTTGTACCTGCTGAAGGTGTCCGGGATCACGCTGAATATAGTTACGCTGGGCGGCGTTGCCGTTGCGGTTGGACGGCTGGTCGATGACAGTATCGTGGTGATCGAGAACATTTACCGGCGGATGCAAAAAGAGAGCTTGTCCCGTGAGATGGTAATCAGCGCAACCGGGGAGGTTGCCCGGGCGATTACTACCTCGACGATTGCAACGGTGGCAGTATTCCTGCCGATGGGCCTGTTGCGCGGTGGGCTGCAAGCCTTCCTGCTGCCGTTTGCCCTGACGGTCACCTACTCACTGCTGACCTCGCTTATAGTTGCCTTAACGGTAGTACCGCTGCTCAGCTCCTTGCTGCTGAAAGGCTCCTCTTTGAAGGAGCATGAGCCTTCCCGCAAGTTCAGACGCTTCCTGGAGTGGAATTTGCAGCGGAAGTGGATTACGTTATCCCTCGGACTGCTGCTGCTCGTGGGTTCCATCGGCGCCTATGTCACGATGCCCAAAGGCGCGCTCGATGCTACAGATGCCAGCACAGTAACCGTTCAACTGGTCTATCCGAATAATGTTCCGGTCTCAGAGGTGCTGGAGAACGGCAAGCAGCTGGAAGCTGAGCTGATGAAGCAGCCGCAGGCGGAGGTCGTCATTATGCAATCCGGCAACAGCGCGGATTCGGCACAATGGGGCAGTGTGGTGTCGCTGACCCAAGTGGATTATACCGTCATGATGAAGGAAGATACCGATGCCCAGGCGTTCATGGATCATGTCCGCAGTATGCAGTCTTCCTATGACGGAGCAACATTGACCGTGGGAGCAGCCAGTATGATGGGCTCCAGCTCAACCAATGAATACATTGATATTGTGGGCGATGATCTTCCGGCCATTAATGCGGTTGCCAAGGAAGTCGCTGCCAAAGTGAAAACAATCGAAGGCGTAGGGAAAGTAGCCAGCAACATGGAGGATACCAAGCCGGTGTTTGCGTTCAAAGTAGATCCGGCTGTGGCGAATGCCCAGGAAATCTCCATGCAGCTTAGTGCGATGCTGAACCCGGTTCCGCTGGGCCAGATTGAGCTGGATGGTTCCCCTGCCGCAGTAGTGCTGGAGCCAGTGGTCCAGCCTGCATCGCAGCAGGATCTGCAGAAGATTACGCTTATGACATCCGCCGGCCCGCAGCCGCTGTCACAAGTGGCAGAGCTTACGGTCACCGACCAGCCGGCAATGCTGTATCATAAAGACGGCAAGCCTTATGTACGGATTACCGCAGAGGCAGATCTGAAGCGGGTCTCGGAGATCGGTGCAGATATTAAAGCAGAGACTGACAGCATTACCTTGCCAGAGGGAGTAACCTTGTTCGCAGGCGGTGCCTCGGCCGATCAGGCCGGAGATTTCAGCGACCTGGGCATGACCGCATTGATCTCGATTGGTCTGGTATACCTGATCATGGTTTTGACCTTCAAGACGCTGCGTGCGCCTCTGGCGATCATGTTCTCCCTGCCGCTCGCAGCAATCGGTGCCATCGTAGCCCTGCTGATCTCGGGTGTGACCCCTGACTTCACCGCATTGTTCGGCGCATTAATGCTCATCGGCATCGTGGTCACCAATGCGATTGTGTTGATCGACCGCATTAAGCATAATGAGGAGCATATGACGGTCCGCGAAGCTATTCTTGAAGCGGCCGGGACGCGGATGCGTCCGATTCTGATGACGGCCATTGCTACCGTCTGCGCCATGCTGCCGCTCCTGTTCGGGCAGTCCGAGCAGGGCAGCATCGTCTCGCAGAGTCTGGCCATTGTAGTTATCGGCGGCCTGACTGCGGCAACCTTGTTGACGCTGCTCGTAGTTCCGGCAATCTATGAGCTGCTCTATTTCCGCAAATCCTCCAAAGAACGCAAGAAGGCTGCCGCAGCCGGAACTGTGGCGTCAACGGATCTGCCTAGCTGA
- a CDS encoding ABC transporter permease has product MNKIITIAWNMIRRSIGTVKGVLIFILLPSIVVAGIISLTGGVGDGPATVLYANMDTGAAGKHLLSELEQTGDYKFEQRSDEAALKEAVIGQEGTAGIWIPEGYSTALIAGQEPQISIFELRASESSIIVKMKVNAIAGNMAEAAHAVAALSGGTAADQQAQFAAVLKQAEQHHVGSIRTDYDLYPRETLGVITGLTLMFLMALVTSSVSLINDDRRGRTMMRMFSAPVRSYEIALGNFLGSFLVGIIQIIVVLSLGKWVLRYDYEMPMFLYFLVLAAFMLVSMGIASTVAGLIRNPRNAGMLNSLILTPTCMLGGCFWPISIMPDYMQKLANFTPQKWAIQAVDIAATGGGWNELWLPFAILGLMAAILLAIGSTILRPNEAGISA; this is encoded by the coding sequence ATGAATAAAATAATAACCATTGCCTGGAATATGATCCGGCGAAGCATTGGCACTGTCAAAGGGGTGCTGATATTTATTCTGCTGCCCAGTATTGTAGTTGCAGGAATTATTTCGCTCACTGGGGGCGTTGGCGATGGTCCGGCGACCGTATTATACGCCAATATGGATACGGGTGCTGCCGGAAAGCATCTGCTCTCCGAACTGGAGCAGACCGGCGATTACAAGTTTGAGCAGCGCAGTGATGAGGCGGCATTGAAGGAAGCTGTGATCGGGCAGGAGGGGACGGCAGGAATATGGATTCCAGAGGGGTATTCAACCGCCCTGATTGCCGGGCAGGAGCCGCAGATTAGCATCTTTGAGCTTCGGGCGAGCGAAAGCTCCATTATCGTCAAGATGAAGGTCAATGCAATTGCCGGGAATATGGCTGAAGCTGCGCATGCCGTTGCTGCGCTCAGCGGCGGCACAGCAGCAGATCAGCAGGCGCAGTTCGCTGCTGTGCTGAAGCAGGCGGAGCAGCATCATGTGGGCAGCATACGTACGGATTATGATTTATATCCCCGGGAGACGCTGGGTGTGATTACCGGTCTGACGCTCATGTTCCTGATGGCACTGGTGACAAGCTCCGTGTCCCTGATCAACGATGACCGCCGGGGGCGCACGATGATGCGGATGTTCAGCGCCCCGGTCCGTTCTTACGAAATTGCCCTCGGCAATTTCCTTGGCAGCTTTCTCGTAGGGATTATTCAGATCATTGTGGTGCTCTCGCTGGGCAAATGGGTGCTGCGCTACGATTATGAGATGCCGATGTTTCTCTACTTCCTGGTTCTGGCCGCATTCATGCTGGTATCCATGGGCATTGCCAGCACCGTAGCAGGACTGATCCGCAATCCGCGTAATGCCGGCATGCTCAATTCGCTGATCCTTACACCGACCTGTATGCTGGGCGGCTGCTTCTGGCCAATCTCGATTATGCCGGATTATATGCAGAAGCTGGCTAATTTCACACCGCAGAAATGGGCCATCCAGGCGGTAGATATCGCCGCAACGGGCGGAGGCTGGAACGAGCTGTGGCTGCCTTTTGCCATTCTGGGCCTGATGGCTGCAATCCTGCTGGCGATTGGCTCCACCATACTGCGTCCGAATGAAGCGGGGATCAGTGCTTGA
- a CDS encoding ABC transporter permease, protein MNTWTIMNYELRRLFRSRSMLLNMFLLPLVLIFLLGASLSGVVGVKEADEIDPVRVAVVNAAGGEAETSAMITAFLEAPEVKDLIIADKTESREAAESGLRTGKYAYAVIVPSGFDEEVQHGERARLEFILGKDHTDNLVAGTAFDNFLSTINYKQSAAVALGPEALAVPPVPAETGAVVMGDLNNGGKTYTASQFYAASMLLMFLLYSGLTVTGSLFSDKENHTLFRINSMPVKGSQLFIGKMLGVGLVSILQCLAIIVLSDWLFGVYWGNRPGLLLLFCLLMIIASMTFSMVICLFSKTAASATNVITVLTVVMTFVSGGMAPLPDSWVNSIGAFTVNHWAQQAIIRMMLHSGLKQILPNLWVMCLICAVLLCVMTVSYRKVGYHE, encoded by the coding sequence ATGAATACCTGGACCATTATGAACTATGAACTACGCAGATTGTTCCGCTCACGTTCGATGCTGCTTAATATGTTTCTGCTGCCGCTGGTGCTGATCTTTCTGCTGGGGGCTTCGCTCTCCGGGGTGGTGGGCGTGAAAGAAGCCGATGAAATCGATCCTGTACGGGTAGCTGTTGTGAATGCCGCAGGCGGAGAAGCAGAGACTTCTGCGATGATAACCGCTTTTCTGGAGGCGCCGGAAGTGAAGGATCTCATCATCGCCGACAAGACAGAGAGCCGGGAGGCGGCTGAAAGCGGGCTTCGTACGGGCAAATACGCCTATGCAGTCATTGTTCCTTCCGGCTTCGATGAAGAGGTGCAGCACGGAGAGCGCGCCCGGCTGGAGTTTATTCTCGGCAAGGATCATACCGATAATCTGGTGGCGGGAACGGCTTTTGACAATTTTCTCAGTACGATCAATTACAAGCAGTCGGCAGCGGTAGCGCTTGGGCCGGAAGCACTTGCCGTTCCCCCGGTACCGGCAGAGACAGGGGCAGTGGTGATGGGTGATCTGAATAATGGGGGTAAAACCTATACAGCCTCCCAATTCTACGCGGCTTCCATGCTGCTGATGTTTCTTCTGTACAGCGGGCTGACGGTGACGGGCTCTCTCTTCAGTGATAAAGAGAACCATACGCTTTTTCGGATCAATTCGATGCCGGTCAAGGGCTCCCAGCTGTTTATCGGCAAAATGCTGGGGGTAGGCCTGGTCAGCATCCTTCAGTGTCTGGCGATCATTGTGCTGTCAGACTGGCTGTTCGGTGTCTACTGGGGCAACCGGCCGGGACTTCTGTTGTTGTTCTGCCTGCTGATGATCATCGCATCCATGACGTTCTCCATGGTGATCTGCCTGTTCAGCAAAACAGCGGCCAGCGCAACGAATGTTATTACTGTTCTGACCGTAGTGATGACCTTCGTCAGCGGGGGGATGGCTCCGCTTCCTGATTCCTGGGTGAACAGCATCGGTGCATTCACGGTCAACCACTGGGCACAGCAGGCGATTATCCGCATGATGCTCCATTCCGGTCTGAAGCAGATTCTGCCGAACTTATGGGTGATGTGTCTGATTTGTGCGGTTCTGCTGTGCGTAATGACTGTCTCATACCGGAAGGTGGGCTACCATGAATAA
- a CDS encoding ABC transporter ATP-binding protein: MALAVLTDVVKRYDSKLIVDHVNFSLQEGEIFGLLGPNGAGKSTTISMICGLLKADSGEILIDGLSVREKPLEVKKRIGLVPQELALYENMSAAENVSFFGKLYGLRGKLLKERIQEALEFTGLSDRARDKPSTFSGGMKRRLNIACAIMHRPRLIIMDEPTVGIDPQSRNHILESVKTLNKLGSTIIYTSHYMEEVAAVCDRVAIMDKGHIIACGTESELRERVAHEEKIVVKAANITPALINELSRHPRISRVEAVQDAVELYLPSSQSELQDILFIFAKHEGVIASLNIEEPDLETLFLSLTGRTLRD; this comes from the coding sequence ATGGCACTTGCGGTATTAACCGATGTGGTGAAAAGGTATGACAGCAAACTGATCGTGGATCATGTGAATTTCAGTCTGCAGGAAGGCGAAATATTCGGCCTGCTCGGCCCTAATGGTGCCGGGAAAAGCACAACAATCAGCATGATTTGCGGTCTGCTTAAGGCGGACAGCGGCGAGATTCTGATCGATGGTCTGTCCGTAAGGGAGAAGCCGCTGGAGGTTAAGAAGCGTATAGGGCTTGTCCCCCAGGAGCTGGCCTTATACGAGAATATGTCGGCGGCAGAGAATGTAAGCTTTTTCGGGAAGCTGTATGGCCTGCGCGGGAAGCTCTTGAAGGAACGGATCCAGGAAGCGCTCGAATTCACAGGTCTTAGCGACCGGGCCAGGGATAAGCCGTCCACCTTCTCGGGGGGGATGAAACGGCGACTCAATATCGCCTGTGCCATCATGCACCGGCCGCGCCTGATTATTATGGATGAGCCGACCGTCGGCATTGATCCGCAGTCCCGCAATCACATTCTGGAATCGGTCAAAACACTGAATAAGCTGGGCTCAACGATTATCTATACCAGCCACTATATGGAGGAGGTAGCAGCGGTCTGTGACCGGGTGGCGATTATGGATAAAGGTCATATTATAGCCTGCGGCACGGAAAGCGAGCTGCGGGAGCGGGTAGCCCATGAGGAGAAAATCGTAGTTAAGGCGGCGAATATCACTCCAGCTCTAATTAACGAGCTTAGCCGGCATCCCCGGATCAGCCGGGTGGAGGCTGTGCAGGATGCTGTGGAGCTGTATCTGCCTTCCTCACAAAGTGAGCTGCAGGACATTCTGTTTATTTTCGCCAAGCATGAAGGGGTGATCGCCTCCCTTAACATTGAAGAGCCGGATCTGGAGACGTTGTTCCTCAGTCTGACCGGGCGGACATTACGGGATTAG